The proteins below are encoded in one region of Streptomyces marianii:
- a CDS encoding MMPL family transporter, with the protein MAAIARWCIRHRLVAVLLWLSALCGVSVAAVFAGTAYSNDYGVPGTESGRAAELLRDGFHGRFDGGDTIVWHSTQGSVRSAAVEQRVTAMLKKVERLDGVAAVTGPYATSPQSPSGKAAGASAGTPDGAGEGDGAAKPAKPAKAARTAKPAKADKSGTSDTKKGAEERSDGKGSGTASGRTSAGQTVAGKTSIEKEASADTASAGTTSAASGTAGKARDGAAAAGAAGDAGSGPDGAARISEDGRTAYATVVFEAQPGDVPEAQARAVVDTAKAAARDGLRVELGGSATALAETPTSHLAEIVGVAVAAVVLFLAFGSLAASLLPIATALVSVGAAYAGIVLLGHVMDVADFAPVLGLLIGLGVGIDYALFIVTRHRKGLRRGLTVADAAENAVATTGRAVVFAGLTVCIALLGMLILQLSFLNGVAIAASLTVLLTVAASVTLLPALLSFIGMRALGRPERRRIARRGPRPELPTGFAARWSAFVERRPKLLGLGATVVMAVLALPTFSLHLGTSDQGNAPVSSTTRKAYDLVAEGFGPGTNGPLTLVAALDGADDRLAMQQLPAALRVTEGVASVSPVTFNSRADTAVVTVIPESAPQSQRTSELVDRLRADVLPAAESGTSLEVSVGGVTASYDDFADVIVGKLPLFVGVVIALGCVLLLLAFRSVGIPLKAALMNVAAVASAFGVVVAIFQWGWGSEPLGLGSAGPIEPFLPVIMVSVLFGLSMDYQVFLVSRMYEEWLETRDNRRAVRVGLAETGRVINSAAVIMISVFLAFVLSGDRVIAMFGIGLAAAVALDAFVLRTLLVPALMHMLGSANWWLPRWLDRLLPRISIETPESLSPAHARIAGTRVSEDGTLSR; encoded by the coding sequence TTGGCCGCCATCGCTCGGTGGTGCATCAGGCACCGACTTGTCGCCGTCCTGCTCTGGCTGTCGGCCCTCTGCGGCGTCTCGGTCGCCGCCGTCTTCGCGGGTACGGCGTACTCGAACGACTACGGCGTACCCGGCACCGAGTCCGGTCGGGCCGCCGAACTCCTCCGGGACGGCTTCCACGGGAGGTTCGACGGCGGGGACACCATCGTCTGGCACAGCACGCAGGGCAGCGTCCGGTCGGCCGCCGTCGAGCAGCGGGTGACGGCGATGCTGAAGAAGGTCGAACGGCTGGACGGCGTCGCCGCGGTCACCGGTCCGTATGCCACGTCCCCGCAGTCGCCGTCCGGGAAGGCCGCGGGTGCGTCCGCCGGGACGCCGGACGGGGCGGGCGAGGGTGACGGGGCAGCCAAGCCAGCCAAGCCAGCCAAGGCAGCCAGGACGGCCAAGCCAGCCAAAGCGGACAAGTCGGGCACGTCGGACACGAAGAAGGGCGCCGAGGAGCGGTCGGACGGGAAGGGTTCGGGCACCGCATCGGGGAGGACCTCGGCCGGCCAGACCGTGGCCGGCAAGACCTCGATCGAGAAGGAAGCCTCCGCCGACACGGCCTCGGCCGGCACCACCTCGGCCGCGTCCGGCACCGCCGGCAAGGCCCGCGACGGTGCCGCGGCCGCGGGCGCGGCGGGCGACGCCGGAAGCGGACCGGACGGCGCCGCCCGGATCAGCGAGGACGGCCGTACCGCCTACGCGACCGTCGTCTTCGAGGCGCAGCCGGGAGACGTCCCCGAGGCCCAGGCCCGAGCGGTCGTCGACACGGCCAAGGCCGCCGCACGCGACGGACTCCGGGTCGAGCTCGGCGGCAGCGCCACCGCGCTCGCCGAGACCCCCACCTCGCATCTCGCGGAGATCGTCGGCGTCGCCGTGGCAGCCGTGGTCCTCTTCCTCGCCTTCGGCTCGCTGGCCGCCAGCCTGCTGCCCATCGCCACCGCGCTGGTCAGCGTCGGCGCCGCCTACGCGGGCATCGTGCTCCTCGGCCATGTCATGGACGTCGCGGACTTCGCGCCCGTGCTCGGGCTGCTCATCGGGCTCGGCGTCGGGATCGACTACGCCCTGTTCATCGTCACCCGCCACCGCAAGGGTCTGCGGCGCGGGCTGACCGTCGCCGACGCCGCCGAGAACGCCGTGGCGACGACGGGGCGCGCGGTCGTCTTCGCCGGCCTCACCGTCTGCATCGCGCTGCTCGGCATGCTGATCCTGCAGCTCTCCTTCCTCAACGGAGTGGCGATCGCGGCCTCTCTGACCGTCCTTCTGACCGTCGCAGCCTCCGTCACCCTGCTGCCGGCGCTGCTGTCCTTCATCGGGATGCGTGCACTGGGCCGCCCGGAGCGCAGACGGATCGCCCGGCGCGGCCCGCGGCCCGAGCTCCCGACCGGCTTCGCCGCCCGCTGGTCCGCCTTCGTCGAGCGCCGCCCGAAGCTGCTGGGGCTGGGCGCCACCGTGGTGATGGCCGTCCTCGCGCTGCCCACGTTCTCGCTCCATCTCGGCACCTCCGACCAGGGCAACGCCCCCGTCTCCAGCACCACCCGGAAGGCGTACGACCTGGTCGCCGAGGGGTTCGGGCCCGGCACCAACGGACCGCTCACGCTCGTCGCCGCCCTCGACGGCGCCGACGACCGGCTGGCGATGCAGCAGCTGCCCGCCGCCCTCCGGGTCACCGAGGGAGTCGCCTCCGTCAGCCCCGTGACGTTCAACAGCCGGGCCGACACCGCCGTGGTCACCGTCATCCCCGAATCCGCTCCCCAGTCGCAGCGGACCAGCGAACTCGTCGACCGGCTGCGCGCCGATGTGCTGCCCGCGGCGGAGAGCGGGACCTCGCTCGAGGTCAGCGTCGGCGGAGTGACCGCGAGCTACGACGACTTCGCCGACGTGATCGTCGGGAAGCTGCCGCTGTTCGTCGGCGTGGTCATCGCGCTGGGCTGTGTGCTACTGCTGCTCGCCTTCCGCTCGGTCGGCATCCCGCTCAAGGCCGCACTGATGAACGTGGCCGCGGTCGCCTCCGCGTTCGGCGTCGTCGTCGCGATCTTCCAGTGGGGCTGGGGTTCCGAACCGCTGGGGCTCGGCAGCGCCGGTCCGATCGAGCCCTTCCTCCCCGTGATCATGGTCTCGGTGCTCTTCGGGCTCTCGATGGACTACCAGGTGTTCCTGGTCAGCCGGATGTACGAGGAGTGGCTGGAGACGCGGGACAACCGGCGTGCCGTAAGGGTCGGCCTCGCCGAGACGGGCAGGGTCATCAACTCGGCCGCGGTCATCATGATCTCCGTCTTCCTCGCGTTCGTCCTCAGCGGGGACCGGGTCATCGCCATGTTCGGCATCGGCCTCGCCGCCGCGGTCGCGCTGGACGCGTTCGTCCTGCGCACCCTGCTGGTGCCGGCGCTCATGCACATGCTGGGCAGCGCCAACTGGTGGCTGCCGCGCTGGCTGGACCGCCTTCTTCCGCGCATCAGCATCGAAACTCCCGAGAGCCTTTCGCCCGCCCATGCGAGGATCGCCGGGACGCGTGTGAGCGAGGACGGCACGCTCTCGCGCTAG
- a CDS encoding aldo/keto reductase yields the protein MDRRTIGAGALGVGAIGLGCMPMSWGYTGSQQRGDRSLRTVHAALDAGVTLLDTADMYGPFTNELLLGRVLKERRADVFVSTKVGLLVGDQHIVANGRPGYVRRACDASLRRLGTDSIDLYQLHRADPEVPVEETWGAMAELVSAGKVRALGLCAVGARASRRLGAGRHDGTIRQLERVQQVFPVSAVQAELSVWSPEALGSLLPWCEARGVGFMAAMPLGSGFLTGTLTPGEGFEPDDLRARHPRFTADMMAANQPLVAGLRRVAQRHGPGTTPAQVALAWVLGQGRHVVPVPGAKRERWAVENAAAARLELTPRDAAEIAALPPALGSWDQ from the coding sequence GTGGACCGCAGGACAATCGGTGCGGGGGCGCTCGGTGTGGGCGCGATCGGCCTCGGGTGCATGCCGATGAGCTGGGGGTACACCGGCTCGCAGCAGCGCGGTGACCGTTCGCTGCGAACCGTGCACGCGGCGCTTGACGCCGGGGTGACGCTGCTCGACACGGCCGACATGTACGGCCCCTTCACCAACGAACTCCTGCTCGGCCGGGTGCTCAAGGAGCGGCGGGCGGACGTATTCGTCTCGACGAAGGTCGGGCTGCTCGTCGGTGACCAGCACATCGTCGCCAACGGCCGGCCCGGCTACGTGCGGCGGGCCTGTGACGCGTCGCTGCGCCGGCTCGGCACGGACTCCATCGACCTCTACCAGCTCCACCGGGCGGACCCGGAAGTTCCCGTGGAGGAGACCTGGGGTGCCATGGCGGAACTGGTGTCGGCCGGGAAGGTCCGGGCGCTCGGCCTGTGTGCCGTGGGGGCGCGCGCGTCACGCAGACTCGGCGCGGGGCGCCATGACGGAACGATCCGGCAGCTGGAGCGGGTGCAGCAGGTCTTCCCGGTGAGTGCGGTGCAGGCGGAACTGTCGGTGTGGTCGCCCGAGGCGCTCGGGTCGCTGCTGCCCTGGTGCGAGGCGCGCGGTGTGGGCTTCATGGCAGCGATGCCACTGGGCAGCGGCTTCCTCACCGGCACGCTGACGCCCGGGGAGGGTTTCGAGCCGGATGACCTCCGGGCCCGCCATCCGCGGTTCACGGCGGACATGATGGCCGCGAACCAGCCGCTGGTGGCGGGGCTGCGGCGGGTCGCCCAGCGGCACGGCCCCGGCACGACGCCCGCCCAGGTGGCGCTGGCCTGGGTACTGGGGCAGGGTCGGCATGTCGTACCGGTTCCGGGTGCGAAGCGGGAGCGGTGGGCCGTGGAGAACGCGGCGGCGGCCCGGCTGGAGCTGACACCGCGGGACGCCGCCGAGATCGCGGCGCTGCCGCCCGCCCTGGGATCCTGGGACCAGTAG
- the gatB gene encoding Asp-tRNA(Asn)/Glu-tRNA(Gln) amidotransferase subunit GatB — MTVTTDLVSYEDALASYDPVMGLEVHVELGTRTKMFCGCSTELGAEPNSQTCPTCLGLPGSLPVVNAVGVESAVKIGLALHCEIAEWCRFARKNYFYPDMPKNFQTSQYDEPIAFNGYLDVQLEDGEIFRVEIERAHMEEDTGKSTHVGGATGRIHGASHSLLDYNRAGIPLIEIVTKPIVGAGDRAPEVAKAYVAELRELIRALAVSEARMEMGQMRCDVNLSLMPKGSETFGTRSETKNVNSLRSVERAVRFEIQRHAAVLGDGGTIVQETRHFHEDDGTTTSGRVKEEAEDYRYFPEPDLVPVAPSRDWVEELRAGLPELPRVRRNRLREEWGVSGHDMQSILNAGAIDPIVATIASGADPVSARKWWMGELARNANESGRSLEELPITPEQVARVTALVADGSLNDKLARQVIEGVLAGEGDPDAVVEKRGLKVVSDEGALGAAVDEAIAGNAAIADKIRGGKVAAVGALVGAVMKATRGQADAARVKELILERLGVTEG; from the coding sequence GTGACCGTCACGACTGACCTGGTGTCGTACGAGGACGCACTCGCGTCGTACGACCCCGTCATGGGCCTGGAGGTCCATGTCGAACTCGGCACCAGGACCAAGATGTTCTGCGGCTGCTCGACCGAGCTGGGCGCCGAGCCCAACTCGCAGACCTGCCCCACCTGCCTGGGCCTTCCCGGCTCGCTGCCGGTGGTCAACGCGGTCGGCGTCGAGTCCGCCGTCAAGATCGGCCTCGCGCTGCACTGCGAGATCGCCGAATGGTGCCGCTTCGCCCGGAAGAACTACTTCTATCCGGACATGCCGAAGAACTTCCAGACCTCGCAGTACGACGAGCCGATCGCCTTCAACGGCTATCTGGACGTCCAGCTGGAGGACGGCGAGATCTTCCGCGTGGAGATCGAGCGCGCCCACATGGAGGAGGACACGGGCAAGTCGACCCACGTCGGCGGCGCCACCGGCCGTATCCACGGCGCGTCCCACTCCCTGCTCGACTACAACCGGGCCGGCATCCCGCTCATCGAGATCGTCACCAAGCCCATCGTGGGCGCCGGTGACCGTGCTCCCGAGGTCGCCAAGGCGTACGTCGCCGAACTGCGCGAGCTCATCCGGGCCCTCGCCGTGTCGGAGGCCCGGATGGAGATGGGCCAGATGCGCTGCGACGTGAACCTCTCGCTGATGCCGAAGGGTTCGGAGACGTTCGGCACACGCAGCGAGACCAAGAACGTCAACTCGTTGCGCAGCGTGGAGCGCGCGGTCCGCTTCGAGATCCAGCGCCACGCCGCGGTGCTGGGGGACGGCGGCACGATCGTCCAGGAGACCCGTCACTTCCACGAGGACGACGGTACGACGACGTCCGGCCGGGTCAAGGAGGAGGCGGAGGACTACCGGTACTTCCCGGAGCCCGACCTCGTCCCGGTCGCCCCGTCCCGTGACTGGGTCGAGGAGCTGCGCGCCGGGCTGCCCGAGCTGCCGCGGGTGCGCCGTAACCGCCTCCGCGAGGAGTGGGGCGTCTCCGGGCACGACATGCAGTCGATCCTGAACGCGGGCGCGATCGACCCGATCGTGGCCACGATCGCGTCCGGCGCGGACCCGGTCTCCGCCCGCAAGTGGTGGATGGGCGAGCTGGCCCGTAACGCCAACGAGTCCGGCCGGTCGCTCGAGGAGCTGCCGATCACGCCGGAGCAGGTCGCCCGGGTGACCGCCCTGGTCGCGGACGGCTCGCTCAACGACAAGCTGGCCCGTCAGGTCATCGAGGGAGTGCTGGCCGGCGAGGGCGACCCGGACGCGGTCGTCGAGAAGCGCGGTCTGAAGGTCGTCTCCGACGAGGGTGCGCTCGGCGCGGCCGTCGACGAGGCGATCGCCGGCAACGCCGCCATCGCCGACAAGATCCGGGGCGGCAAGGTCGCCGCGGTCGGCGCCCTGGTCGGCGCGGTCATGAAGGCCACCCGCGGCCAGGCCGACGCGGCCCGCGTCAAGGAGCTGATCCTGGAGAGGCTCGGCGTGACCGAAGGCTGA
- the gatA gene encoding Asp-tRNA(Asn)/Glu-tRNA(Gln) amidotransferase subunit GatA codes for MTDSFIIKLTAAEIAARIASGELTAVEVAEAHLARIEAVDEKVHAFLHIDRDGALAQARAVDEKRERGEKLGPLAGVPLALKDIFTTEGIPTTVGSKILEGWIPPYDATLTRRLREADVVILGKTNMDEFAMGSSTENSAYGPTGNPWDLTRIPGGSGGGSSAALASYEAPLAIGTDTGGSIRQPAAVTGTVGVKPTYGAVSRYGMVAFSSSLDQGGPCARTVLDAALLHEVIAGHDPLDSTSIDAPVPPVVEAARNGSVEGMRVGVVKQFRGEGYQAGVVQRFDESVQLLKELGAEIVELDCPSFDLALSAYYLIAPSECSSNLARFDGLRYGLRVGDDGTRSAEDVTSLTREEGFGDEVKRRIMLGTYALSSGYYDAYYGSAQKVRTLITQDFEKAFEQVDVIVSPTTPTTAFPIGERADDPMAMYLADLCTIPTNLAGNAAMSLPCGLAPEDNLPVGLQIIAPAMKDERLYKVGAAVEAAFVARWGHPLLEEAPSL; via the coding sequence ATGACGGACAGCTTCATCATCAAGCTCACCGCGGCGGAGATCGCCGCGAGGATCGCCTCCGGCGAACTCACCGCCGTCGAGGTCGCCGAGGCGCACCTCGCCCGGATCGAGGCCGTGGACGAGAAGGTCCACGCGTTCCTGCACATCGACCGTGACGGCGCCCTCGCGCAGGCCCGCGCCGTCGACGAGAAGCGCGAGCGCGGCGAGAAGCTCGGCCCGCTGGCCGGCGTGCCGCTGGCGCTGAAGGACATCTTCACCACCGAGGGCATCCCGACCACGGTCGGCTCCAAGATCCTCGAGGGCTGGATCCCGCCGTACGACGCCACCCTGACGCGCAGGCTCAGGGAGGCTGACGTCGTCATCCTCGGCAAGACCAACATGGACGAGTTCGCCATGGGGTCCTCCACCGAGAACAGCGCGTACGGCCCGACCGGCAACCCCTGGGACCTGACCCGCATCCCCGGCGGCTCCGGAGGCGGCTCGTCCGCCGCCCTCGCCTCGTACGAGGCCCCGCTCGCCATCGGCACGGACACCGGCGGCTCCATCCGTCAGCCCGCCGCCGTCACCGGCACGGTCGGCGTGAAGCCCACCTACGGCGCCGTGTCACGCTACGGCATGGTCGCCTTCTCCTCGTCCCTCGACCAGGGCGGCCCCTGTGCCCGTACGGTCCTGGACGCGGCGCTGCTCCATGAGGTCATCGCCGGGCACGACCCGCTCGACTCGACCTCCATCGACGCCCCGGTCCCGCCGGTCGTCGAGGCCGCTCGCAACGGTTCGGTCGAGGGCATGCGCGTCGGTGTCGTCAAGCAGTTCCGCGGCGAGGGCTACCAGGCCGGCGTCGTGCAGAGGTTCGACGAGTCCGTGCAGCTGCTGAAGGAACTGGGCGCCGAGATCGTCGAGCTCGACTGCCCCTCCTTCGACCTGGCGCTCTCCGCGTACTACCTGATCGCGCCGTCCGAGTGCTCCTCGAACCTCGCCCGGTTCGACGGTCTGCGCTACGGCCTGCGCGTCGGCGACGACGGCACGCGCTCGGCGGAGGACGTCACCTCGCTGACCCGAGAGGAGGGCTTCGGCGACGAGGTCAAGCGCCGGATCATGCTGGGCACCTACGCCCTGTCGTCCGGTTACTACGACGCGTACTACGGCAGCGCCCAGAAGGTGCGCACGCTCATCACACAGGACTTCGAGAAGGCCTTCGAGCAGGTCGACGTGATCGTCTCCCCGACGACCCCGACCACCGCCTTCCCGATCGGCGAGCGTGCCGACGACCCGATGGCGATGTACCTCGCCGACCTGTGCACCATCCCGACGAACCTGGCCGGCAACGCCGCGATGTCGCTGCCCTGCGGCCTCGCCCCGGAGGACAACCTCCCGGTCGGCCTGCAGATCATCGCCCCCGCCATGAAGGACGAACGGCTCTACAAGGTGGGTGCGGCCGTCGAGGCGGCCTTCGTGGCACGCTGGGGCCACCCGCTGCTGGAGGAGGCACCGTCACTGTGA
- a CDS encoding GNAT family N-acetyltransferase: MFAISLGDGAELRPIEPWQAEEFLEHIERAREYAGPWVPLTVNVKDVGSARAVLQNYADKQAADTGRLWAVRLDGTLVGGVLFRIFDTSNESCEVGVWLEPSAAGRGLISRAVERLIDWAVEERGMHRVEWLASSANHRSIGVAKRLGMSRDGVLRESFPWQGVRHDMEVWSVLAPEWRARRSAGRR; encoded by the coding sequence ATGTTCGCGATATCCCTGGGGGACGGCGCGGAACTGCGGCCCATCGAACCCTGGCAGGCCGAGGAGTTCCTGGAGCACATCGAACGCGCCCGGGAGTACGCCGGGCCCTGGGTGCCGCTGACGGTGAACGTGAAGGACGTCGGCTCCGCCCGTGCCGTACTCCAGAACTACGCCGACAAGCAGGCCGCTGACACCGGCCGCCTCTGGGCCGTCCGGCTCGACGGCACGCTCGTCGGGGGGGTGCTCTTCCGGATCTTCGACACCTCGAACGAGTCCTGCGAGGTCGGCGTCTGGCTGGAGCCGTCCGCCGCCGGACGGGGACTGATCAGCCGCGCCGTGGAACGGCTCATCGACTGGGCCGTCGAGGAACGGGGGATGCACCGCGTCGAATGGCTCGCATCCTCCGCCAACCACCGCTCCATCGGCGTCGCGAAGCGGCTCGGAATGAGCCGGGACGGAGTGCTGCGCGAGAGCTTCCCGTGGCAGGGCGTCCGCCACGACATGGAGGTCTGGTCCGTCCTCGCGCCCGAGTGGCGGGCGCGCCGCTCCGCCGGGCGTCGCTGA
- a CDS encoding PQQ-dependent sugar dehydrogenase, whose product MTAVLAAAALMLSTGCSSDGGAGAPADRDGAPSHRASPSATAGGASATAPPAKGSVKVATTLTRDLESPWGLAALPGGDLLVSSRDEGTITRVDAESGRQTVLGSVPGVAPAGEGGLMGLAVSPDFASDNLVYAYFTTASDNRIARMLYDERKPAGQQLGAPDTILRGIPKGRIHNGGRIAFGPDGMLYAGTGETGRTGLAQDRESLGGKILRMTPDGRPVHGNPSADSVVYSYGHRNVQGLAWDSRKRLWASEFGQNTWDELNLIEPGKNYGWPEAEGRAGRSGFVDPVAQWRTEEASPSGIAYAAGSIWMAGLRGERLWRIPLAGTEPAAEPQAFLKEEYGRLRTVLPVEGTAGGRDLWLVTSETDNRGTPAAGDDRILRLRVE is encoded by the coding sequence GTGACGGCCGTACTTGCAGCTGCCGCGCTGATGCTCTCCACCGGGTGCTCGTCCGACGGTGGGGCAGGCGCGCCGGCCGACCGTGACGGCGCTCCCTCCCACCGGGCATCGCCGTCGGCGACGGCCGGCGGCGCCTCCGCGACGGCACCGCCGGCGAAGGGGTCGGTGAAGGTGGCGACCACACTGACCCGGGACCTGGAGTCGCCCTGGGGCCTCGCGGCCCTTCCCGGCGGCGATCTGCTGGTGTCCTCACGGGACGAGGGCACGATCACGCGCGTCGACGCCGAGTCCGGTAGGCAGACGGTGCTCGGCTCGGTGCCGGGTGTGGCGCCGGCGGGTGAGGGCGGGCTGATGGGGCTTGCCGTCTCCCCCGACTTCGCCTCGGACAACCTGGTGTACGCGTACTTCACCACCGCTTCGGACAACCGCATCGCCCGCATGCTGTACGACGAGCGCAAGCCGGCGGGGCAGCAGCTCGGCGCACCCGACACGATCCTGCGGGGTATCCCGAAGGGGCGCATCCACAACGGCGGACGGATCGCCTTCGGCCCGGACGGGATGCTGTACGCGGGCACCGGCGAGACCGGTAGGACGGGTCTGGCCCAGGACAGGGAGTCCCTGGGCGGCAAGATCCTCCGCATGACCCCCGACGGCCGGCCCGTGCACGGCAATCCGTCGGCCGACTCCGTGGTCTATTCGTACGGCCACCGCAATGTGCAGGGCCTCGCCTGGGACTCCCGGAAGCGGCTGTGGGCGTCGGAGTTCGGGCAGAACACCTGGGACGAGCTGAACCTCATCGAGCCGGGGAAGAACTACGGCTGGCCCGAGGCCGAGGGCAGGGCCGGCAGGTCCGGCTTCGTGGACCCGGTGGCGCAGTGGCGCACGGAGGAGGCGTCGCCGAGCGGCATCGCCTATGCCGCAGGATCCATCTGGATGGCGGGCCTGAGGGGCGAGCGCCTGTGGCGGATCCCGCTCGCCGGCACCGAACCGGCCGCGGAACCGCAGGCGTTCCTCAAGGAGGAGTACGGCCGGCTGCGCACGGTCCTGCCGGTCGAAGGGACCGCGGGCGGCCGGGACCTCTGGCTGGTCACCAGCGAGACGGACAACAGAGGAACCCCTGCGGCCGGGGACGACAGGATCCTGCGGCTGAGGGTCGAGTGA
- the gatC gene encoding Asp-tRNA(Asn)/Glu-tRNA(Gln) amidotransferase subunit GatC, with product MPGITREEVAHLARLARLELKAEELDHFAGQLDDIIGAVARVAEVADRDVPPTSHPLPLTNVMRADEVRPSLTPEQALSCAPAQEQQRFKVPQILGED from the coding sequence ATGCCTGGCATCACGCGCGAGGAGGTCGCCCACCTCGCCCGGCTGGCGCGTCTGGAGCTGAAGGCCGAAGAGCTCGACCACTTCGCCGGACAGCTGGACGACATCATCGGCGCGGTCGCCCGCGTCGCCGAGGTCGCCGACCGAGACGTACCGCCGACCTCCCACCCGCTGCCGCTGACGAACGTCATGCGCGCGGACGAGGTCCGTCCGTCGCTCACCCCCGAGCAGGCGCTCTCCTGCGCCCCGGCACAGGAGCAGCAGCGTTTCAAGGTGCCGCAGATCCTGGGGGAGGACTGA